A window from Streptomyces sp. NBC_00335 encodes these proteins:
- a CDS encoding GDP-L-fucose synthase family protein, with protein MTSSPFLPPNARVFVAGHRGLVGSAVVRRLTADGYEVLTRGRADLDLRDAAATAAYLRDVRPDAVVLAAAKVGGIMANSTFPVQFLEDNLKIQLSVVAGAHAAEVGRLLFLGSSCIYPKLAPQPISEDALLTGPLEPTNEAYALAKIAGIVQVQSYRKQYGASYISAMPTNLYGPGDNFDLESSHVLPALIRRFHEATAEGREEVTLWGSGTPRREFLHVDDLAAACAVLLREYDGAEPVNIGCGEDLTIKALAETVAEVTGFRGRLAWDTSKPDGTPRKLLDVTRLTGLGWKPAVPLREGIASTYAWWREQSGAQGGEQTRGQS; from the coding sequence ATGACAAGTTCGCCGTTCCTGCCTCCGAACGCCCGCGTCTTCGTCGCCGGCCACCGCGGCCTCGTGGGGTCCGCGGTCGTCCGCCGGCTCACCGCCGACGGGTACGAGGTGCTCACCCGCGGCCGCGCCGACCTCGATCTGCGCGATGCCGCCGCGACCGCGGCGTACCTGCGGGACGTCCGGCCCGACGCCGTGGTCCTTGCCGCCGCCAAGGTCGGCGGGATCATGGCCAACAGCACGTTCCCGGTGCAGTTCCTGGAGGACAACCTCAAGATCCAGCTGAGCGTCGTCGCCGGGGCGCACGCCGCGGAGGTCGGCCGGCTGCTGTTCCTCGGCTCCTCCTGCATCTACCCCAAGCTGGCCCCGCAGCCCATCAGCGAGGACGCCCTGCTGACCGGCCCGCTGGAGCCGACGAACGAGGCGTACGCCCTGGCGAAGATCGCCGGCATCGTCCAGGTCCAGTCGTACCGCAAGCAGTACGGGGCCTCGTACATCTCCGCCATGCCCACGAACCTCTACGGTCCGGGCGACAACTTCGACCTGGAGTCCTCGCACGTCCTGCCCGCCCTCATCCGCCGCTTCCACGAGGCGACGGCCGAGGGGCGCGAGGAGGTCACGCTGTGGGGATCGGGCACGCCCCGCCGGGAGTTCCTGCACGTGGACGACCTGGCCGCGGCCTGTGCCGTGCTGCTGCGCGAGTACGACGGCGCCGAGCCGGTGAACATCGGCTGCGGCGAGGACCTGACCATCAAGGCCCTCGCGGAGACCGTCGCCGAGGTGACCGGCTTCCGCGGCCGGCTCGCCTGGGACACCTCCAAGCCCGACGGCACGCCCCGCAAGCTGCTGGACGTGACCCGGCTGACCGGGCTCGGCTGGAAGCCCGCGGTCCCGCTGCGCGAGGGCATCGCCTCCACGTACGCCTGGTGGCGCGAGCAGAGCGGTGCGCAGGGCGGCGAGCAGACCCGCGGGCAGAGCTGA
- a CDS encoding MFS transporter: MRKWLPLTAVCLGAFMLLVDVTIVTVALPDMAADMSTGFSGLQWVMDVYALALAALLLGAGSLADRIGRRRVYLGGLALFAVASLACGLAQGPAALIAFRAVQGIGGAAMFATTMALLSSAYQGRDRGVAFGVWGAVNGAAAAAGPILGGLLTEQFGWRWIFFVNLPVCALAVYVTLKAVTESRDPHAKGLDLPGMATFTAGAAAVTYALIRGGESGWTSAGTLGLFALGAASFAAFVLVELRGSRPMLDLSLFRSPVFAAVMTASLLMSGAAFGYLMYVSLWLQSAEGMGPVGAGLALLPMSLAAFPVSAASGKLLHGASPRITIGGGLFLIAAGALLQGWMLDAGDGWTALVPGLAVTGLGVGLISPALAAAAMGAVPPARAGMAGGALNTARQLGMALGIAVLGAVFHAGLADGLAGSGQPHGTAAALAGGGAARLLDTVPGAGPWVEAAFANGLRDTFWASGAMGLAGALILVVLVRRPAAGTTAPAAAAPVPVPAPVPVPGQASDPAERAAV; encoded by the coding sequence ATGCGCAAATGGCTGCCGTTGACGGCGGTGTGTCTCGGAGCCTTCATGCTCCTGGTCGACGTCACGATCGTGACCGTCGCCCTGCCCGACATGGCCGCCGACATGAGCACGGGCTTCTCCGGCCTCCAGTGGGTCATGGACGTCTACGCCCTCGCCCTGGCCGCCCTGCTGCTCGGCGCCGGATCGCTCGCCGACCGGATCGGCCGGCGCCGCGTCTACCTCGGGGGGCTCGCGCTCTTCGCCGTCGCCTCCCTCGCCTGCGGACTGGCCCAGGGCCCGGCCGCGCTCATCGCCTTCCGCGCCGTCCAGGGCATCGGCGGCGCCGCGATGTTCGCCACCACCATGGCCCTGCTCTCCTCCGCCTACCAGGGCCGCGACCGGGGCGTCGCCTTCGGCGTCTGGGGCGCCGTCAACGGAGCGGCCGCCGCGGCCGGTCCGATCCTCGGCGGGCTGCTCACCGAGCAGTTCGGCTGGCGCTGGATCTTCTTCGTCAACCTCCCGGTCTGCGCCCTCGCCGTGTACGTCACCCTCAAGGCCGTCACCGAATCCCGCGATCCGCACGCCAAGGGCCTGGACCTGCCCGGGATGGCCACCTTCACCGCCGGCGCCGCGGCCGTCACCTACGCCCTGATCCGCGGCGGCGAGAGCGGCTGGACCTCCGCCGGCACCCTCGGCCTGTTCGCCCTGGGTGCGGCCTCCTTCGCCGCCTTCGTCCTCGTCGAACTGCGCGGCTCCCGGCCGATGCTGGACCTCTCGCTCTTCCGCAGCCCGGTCTTCGCCGCCGTGATGACCGCCTCGCTGCTGATGTCCGGCGCCGCCTTCGGGTACCTGATGTACGTCTCCCTGTGGCTCCAGAGCGCCGAGGGCATGGGCCCGGTCGGCGCGGGACTGGCCCTGCTGCCGATGAGCCTGGCCGCCTTCCCCGTCTCCGCGGCCTCCGGCAAGCTCCTGCACGGGGCCTCTCCCCGGATCACCATCGGCGGCGGGCTGTTCCTCATCGCGGCCGGGGCGCTGCTCCAGGGCTGGATGCTGGACGCGGGCGACGGCTGGACGGCGCTGGTCCCGGGCCTGGCCGTCACCGGCCTGGGCGTCGGACTGATCTCCCCGGCGCTGGCCGCCGCCGCGATGGGGGCGGTGCCCCCGGCCCGGGCGGGCATGGCGGGCGGGGCGCTGAACACCGCGCGACAGCTGGGCATGGCCCTGGGCATCGCGGTGCTCGGCGCGGTCTTCCACGCCGGGCTGGCCGACGGCCTCGCCGGCTCCGGGCAGCCGCACGGCACGGCCGCGGCGCTGGCCGGGGGCGGGGCGGCGCGGCTGCTGGACACGGTCCCGGGGGCCGGGCCGTGGGTCGAGGCGGCCTTCGCGAACGGGCTGCGCGACACCTTCTGGGCCTCGGGGGCGATGGGCCTCGCGGGGGCGCTGATCCTGGTGGTGCTGGTCCGCCGGCCGGCTGCCGGCACCACTGCCCCTGCCGCCGCGGCCCCGGTGCCGGTGCCGGCCCCGGTCCCGGTGCCCGGTCAGGCCTCCGATCCGGCGGAGCGGGCCGCGGTCTGA
- a CDS encoding sugar transferase: protein MRHVHIPVQRVAGAARAAAMPARGLGDKARWYLPAAVAADLIGAGVPVGLVFEAAQQARPLFCALGAALAWTGVQLMRRRYAGRALGESRGVLPVVHDWLILIGVLAVARVITGENTPRLSALGALVPALLVTVACHKLTYRHLSAARREAQAVSRVLVVGEPDAAESVIGHLAARTDHPYVVVGVVPVGPGSMDNGVPVAARLGSTTAQTPNGDSTAVLGAVAAHRADLVLVAPGARLAGERLRRISWALHDAGLDLAVFPGLVEVSVKRLETLSAGGLAILRVAPPVSRGVQPMLKSVLDRAGAAIGLVLLSPAFLAMVLAIRFGSRGPAFYRQRRIGRDGVPFVMWKFRTMVVDADARKAELSGANENDGLMFKMRRDPRVTRVGRLLRRTSMDELPQLINVVAGNMSLVGPRPPLPEEVAEYDEVELRRLAVRPGMTGLWQISGRSDLSWDETIQLDLQYVDNWSFTSDVDVMGRTLRAVVDGRGAY, encoded by the coding sequence ATGAGGCATGTCCATATACCTGTGCAAAGAGTGGCCGGAGCGGCCCGGGCAGCGGCGATGCCGGCCCGGGGCCTCGGCGACAAGGCCCGTTGGTACCTGCCCGCAGCGGTCGCCGCGGACCTGATCGGCGCGGGAGTCCCCGTCGGCCTGGTCTTCGAGGCCGCTCAGCAGGCACGGCCCCTGTTCTGCGCCCTCGGCGCGGCCCTGGCCTGGACCGGCGTGCAGCTGATGCGACGGCGCTACGCGGGCCGCGCGCTCGGCGAATCCCGGGGAGTCCTGCCGGTCGTACACGACTGGCTGATTCTGATCGGCGTACTCGCCGTGGCCCGTGTGATCACCGGTGAGAACACCCCCCGGCTGTCCGCCCTGGGCGCGCTCGTGCCCGCCCTGCTCGTCACCGTCGCCTGCCACAAGCTGACGTACCGCCACCTCTCCGCCGCCCGCCGCGAGGCACAGGCGGTGAGCCGGGTGCTGGTCGTCGGCGAGCCCGATGCCGCGGAGTCCGTCATCGGGCACCTCGCCGCGCGCACCGACCACCCGTACGTGGTGGTCGGCGTGGTCCCGGTGGGCCCCGGCTCGATGGACAACGGGGTGCCCGTGGCCGCGCGGCTCGGCTCCACGACGGCCCAGACGCCGAACGGGGACTCCACCGCCGTGCTCGGCGCCGTCGCCGCCCACCGCGCCGACCTGGTGCTCGTCGCACCGGGGGCCCGGCTCGCCGGGGAACGGCTGCGCCGGATCTCCTGGGCCCTGCACGACGCCGGGCTCGACCTGGCCGTCTTCCCCGGCCTCGTGGAGGTCTCCGTCAAGCGGTTGGAGACCCTGTCCGCGGGCGGCCTGGCCATACTGCGGGTGGCGCCGCCGGTGAGCCGGGGCGTACAGCCCATGCTGAAGTCGGTACTGGACCGGGCCGGCGCGGCGATCGGACTGGTCCTGCTGTCGCCGGCCTTCCTCGCGATGGTCCTGGCGATCCGCTTCGGCTCGCGCGGTCCGGCCTTCTACCGGCAGCGGCGCATAGGCCGCGACGGGGTCCCGTTCGTCATGTGGAAGTTCCGCACGATGGTCGTGGACGCCGACGCGCGCAAGGCCGAGCTGTCGGGGGCCAACGAGAACGACGGCCTGATGTTCAAGATGCGCCGCGACCCCCGGGTGACCCGGGTGGGCCGGCTGCTGCGCCGCACGTCCATGGACGAACTGCCGCAGCTGATCAACGTGGTGGCGGGCAACATGTCACTGGTCGGCCCGCGCCCCCCGCTGCCGGAGGAAGTGGCCGAGTATGACGAGGTCGAACTGCGCCGGCTCGCGGTGCGGCCCGGGATGACCGGGCTGTGGCAGATCAGCGGGCGCTCCGACCTCTCGTGGGACGAAACCATCCAGCTCGACCTGCAGTACGTGGACAACTGGTCGTTCACCAGTGACGTCGACGTCATGGGCCGCACGCTCCGCGCCGTGGTCGACGGTCGCGGAGCGTACTGA
- the gmd gene encoding GDP-mannose 4,6-dehydratase — protein MGKTALITGVTGQDGSYLAELLLSKGYTVHGLVRRSSSFNTERIDHIYQDPQTANRSFVLHHADLSDGVALVNLLREIRPDEVYNLGAQSHVRVSFDAPLYTGDVTGLGALRLLEAIRASGVDTRIYQASSSEMFGATPPPQNEATPFHPRSPYGAAKVFAYWTTVNYREAYGMFAVNGILFNHESPRRGETFVTRKITRAVARIKAGLQEKLYLGNLDAVRDWGYAPEYVDAMWRMLQQDEPTDYVVATGVAATVREFVEASFTHAGLDWNEHVRYDPKYERPSEVDALIGDASKAHDLLGWKPTVLVAELARIMVDSDIRQVEDQLAGASVRIDR, from the coding sequence ATGGGCAAGACCGCGCTGATCACCGGCGTCACCGGGCAGGACGGCTCGTACCTCGCAGAGCTCCTGCTCTCCAAGGGCTACACGGTGCACGGTCTCGTGCGGCGGTCCTCCAGCTTCAACACGGAGCGGATCGACCACATCTACCAGGACCCGCAGACGGCGAACCGTTCCTTCGTGCTGCATCACGCCGACCTCTCCGACGGCGTGGCCCTGGTGAACCTGCTCCGCGAGATACGCCCCGACGAGGTCTACAACCTCGGCGCCCAGTCGCACGTCCGCGTCTCCTTCGACGCCCCGCTCTACACCGGCGACGTGACCGGCCTCGGCGCCCTGCGCCTGCTGGAGGCGATCCGGGCCAGCGGCGTGGACACCCGCATCTACCAGGCCTCCTCCTCGGAGATGTTCGGCGCCACCCCGCCCCCGCAGAACGAGGCCACCCCGTTCCACCCGCGCAGCCCGTACGGCGCCGCGAAGGTGTTCGCGTACTGGACCACGGTGAACTACCGCGAGGCGTACGGGATGTTCGCCGTCAACGGCATCCTCTTCAACCACGAGTCCCCGCGCCGCGGCGAGACCTTCGTGACGCGCAAGATCACCCGCGCGGTCGCCCGGATCAAGGCGGGCCTCCAGGAGAAGCTCTACCTCGGCAACCTCGACGCCGTCCGCGACTGGGGCTACGCCCCGGAGTACGTGGACGCCATGTGGCGGATGCTCCAGCAGGACGAGCCCACCGACTACGTCGTGGCCACCGGCGTCGCCGCCACCGTCCGCGAGTTCGTCGAGGCCTCCTTCACCCACGCCGGTCTCGACTGGAACGAGCACGTGCGCTACGACCCCAAGTACGAGCGCCCCAGCGAGGTCGACGCCCTGATCGGCGACGCCTCCAAGGCCCATGACCTGCTCGGCTGGAAGCCGACGGTCCTGGTGGCCGAACTGGCCAGGATCATGGTGGATTCCGATATCCGGCAGGTCGAGGACCAACTGGCGGGCGCCAGCGTCCGCATCGACCGCTGA
- a CDS encoding M4 family metallopeptidase — protein MSPTPQRRATTAGALVAAAALLAVGIQTGSANADATASQVGSVAQANPGAANLKLSASERATLLAEANSTTAQAAKALSLGSGEKLVVRDVVKDVDGTTHTTYERTYNGIPVLGGDLTIHAKGGVTKSVTKATNHDLKVDTTATVAVSAAEGQALSAAKAEGAKDAKATKGARKVIWAAEGAPVLAFETVVGGLQHDGTPSELHVVTNAKTGAKITEWQGIETGTGNTMYSGQVTIGTAQSGSNYTLTDASRGGHKTNNLNRATSGTGTLFSGTDDVWGNNLPANLETAAADAHYGAQVTWDYYKNVHGRNGLRNDGVSPYSRVHYGNNYVNAFWDDSCFCMTYGDGDGNAKPLTSTDVAAHEMTHGLTSVTGNMTYSGEPGGLNEATSDIFAAAVEFYANNPQDVGDYLVGEKIDIRGNGTPLRYMDKPSKDGSSKDAWYSGIGSIDVHYSSGPANHWYYLASEGSGAKVVNGVSYDSPTSDGLPVTAIGRDAASKIWFRALTTGLFRSNTNYAAARTATLQAAADLYGAGSATYTNAAHAWAAINVGARPQNGVSVTSPGNQNTVTGSAVSLQIQATSTNPGALTYTATGLPAGLSINSSNGLISGTASTAGTSNVTVTVKDSANQTGTAAFTWTVGTTQPNVFENTTDYAIADNATVDSPITVNRTGNAPTTLKVDLNILHTYIGDLKVDLVAPDGTLYNLHNRSGGSADNIIKAVTVNASSEVAQGVWKLRVNDNANLDTGKIDSWKLTF, from the coding sequence TTGAGTCCCACCCCCCAGCGGCGTGCCACCACGGCCGGCGCGCTTGTTGCCGCGGCCGCTCTCCTCGCCGTAGGCATCCAGACCGGATCCGCCAACGCCGACGCCACCGCGTCGCAGGTCGGATCGGTCGCCCAGGCCAACCCGGGCGCGGCCAATCTCAAACTCAGCGCTTCGGAGCGTGCGACGCTCCTGGCCGAGGCCAACTCCACCACCGCGCAGGCCGCCAAGGCGCTCAGCCTCGGCAGCGGCGAGAAGCTCGTCGTCCGCGACGTGGTCAAGGACGTGGACGGCACCACCCACACCACCTACGAGCGCACCTACAACGGCATACCGGTGCTCGGCGGTGACCTGACCATCCACGCAAAGGGCGGCGTCACCAAGAGCGTCACCAAGGCCACCAACCACGACCTGAAGGTGGACACCACCGCCACGGTCGCGGTCTCCGCCGCGGAGGGCCAGGCGCTCTCCGCCGCCAAGGCCGAGGGTGCCAAGGACGCCAAGGCCACCAAGGGCGCCCGCAAGGTGATCTGGGCGGCCGAGGGCGCTCCGGTCCTCGCCTTCGAGACCGTCGTCGGCGGCCTGCAGCACGACGGCACGCCCAGCGAGCTGCACGTGGTGACCAACGCCAAGACCGGCGCGAAGATCACCGAGTGGCAGGGCATCGAGACCGGCACCGGCAACACCATGTACAGCGGCCAGGTGACCATCGGGACCGCGCAGTCGGGCAGCAACTACACGCTGACCGACGCCTCGCGCGGCGGCCACAAGACCAACAACCTGAACCGGGCCACCTCCGGCACCGGCACCCTGTTCTCCGGGACGGACGACGTCTGGGGCAACAACCTGCCGGCCAACCTGGAGACGGCCGCCGCCGACGCCCACTACGGCGCGCAGGTGACGTGGGACTACTACAAGAACGTCCACGGCCGCAACGGCCTGCGCAACGACGGGGTCTCCCCGTACAGCCGGGTCCACTACGGCAACAACTACGTGAACGCCTTCTGGGACGACTCCTGCTTCTGCATGACGTACGGCGACGGTGACGGCAATGCCAAGCCGCTCACCTCCACCGACGTGGCAGCGCACGAGATGACGCACGGCCTGACCTCGGTCACCGGCAACATGACGTACAGCGGTGAGCCGGGCGGTCTGAACGAGGCCACCTCCGACATCTTCGCGGCGGCGGTCGAGTTCTACGCCAACAACCCGCAGGACGTCGGCGACTACCTCGTCGGCGAGAAGATCGACATCCGCGGCAACGGCACCCCGCTGCGCTACATGGACAAGCCGAGCAAGGACGGCTCGTCGAAGGACGCGTGGTACTCGGGCATCGGCTCGATCGACGTCCACTACTCCTCGGGCCCGGCCAACCACTGGTACTACCTGGCCTCCGAGGGCTCGGGCGCCAAGGTCGTCAACGGCGTGAGCTACGACTCGCCGACCTCCGACGGCCTGCCGGTCACCGCGATCGGCCGTGACGCCGCGTCCAAGATCTGGTTCCGCGCCCTGACCACCGGTCTGTTCAGGTCGAACACCAACTACGCGGCCGCCCGTACCGCCACCCTGCAGGCCGCTGCCGACCTGTACGGCGCCGGTTCGGCGACGTACACCAACGCCGCTCACGCCTGGGCCGCCATCAACGTCGGCGCCCGCCCCCAGAACGGCGTCTCGGTCACCAGCCCGGGCAACCAGAACACCGTCACGGGCAGCGCCGTCAGCCTGCAGATCCAGGCCACCAGCACCAACCCCGGTGCGCTGACCTACACGGCGACCGGCCTGCCGGCCGGTCTGTCGATCAACTCCTCCAACGGCCTGATCTCCGGTACGGCCTCCACCGCCGGCACGTCCAACGTGACCGTCACGGTGAAGGACTCGGCGAACCAGACCGGGACGGCGGCGTTCACCTGGACGGTCGGCACCACACAGCCGAACGTCTTCGAGAACACCACCGACTACGCGATCGCCGACAACGCGACGGTCGACTCCCCGATCACCGTGAACCGCACGGGCAACGCTCCGACCACCCTCAAGGTGGACCTCAACATCCTCCACACCTACATCGGTGACCTGAAGGTCGACCTCGTCGCCCCCGACGGCACCCTGTACAACCTGCACAACCGCAGTGGCGGCAGTGCGGACAACATCATCAAGGCCGTCACGGTCAACGCCTCCTCCGAGGTGGCCCAGGGCGTCTGGAAGCTGCGTGTCAACGACAACGCGAACCTCGACACCGGCAAGATCGACAGCTGGAAGCTCACCTTCTGA
- a CDS encoding nitronate monooxygenase produces the protein MPQTPTTAPAAQHPWLIQGGMGVGVSGWRLAKAVSGEGQLGVVSGTALDVVLARVLQTGDPGGHARRALAAFPLPELAQSALDLYFREEGLADGVAMRTTPRLRATGGSQAEILTVLGNFVEVWLAKEGHDGVIGINYLEKIQLATAPAMFGAILAGVDYVLVGAGVPGQIPALASRLARYERCVSKIHVEGDEEPLEHLFDPAALLAGHLPGPLRRPRVLAIVSLPVLATYLARDEITRPDGFVIETSQAGGHSAPPRGPMKLDEDGEPVYGPRDSPDLAKMAALGLPFWLAGGQASPEAVAGALAEGAAGVQIGSAFALCEESGMARHLREELLGRAHTGTLSVRNDPEASPTSFPFKVADLPGTVSEPEVSEARRRVCDLGFLRTPVRGPRGLVYRCAAEPVAAYVRKGGDAADTKGRQCLCNGLLATIGLAQRRPHGRVEPPLVTIGKDLSFLPKLAPNAEPYTAADVVHWLAAGADRPTAG, from the coding sequence ATGCCGCAGACCCCCACGACAGCCCCCGCCGCGCAGCACCCCTGGCTGATCCAGGGCGGCATGGGCGTCGGCGTCTCCGGCTGGCGGCTGGCCAAGGCCGTCTCCGGCGAGGGCCAGCTGGGCGTGGTCTCCGGGACGGCCCTGGACGTCGTACTGGCCCGCGTGCTGCAGACCGGCGACCCCGGCGGCCACGCCCGCCGGGCCCTGGCGGCCTTCCCGCTGCCGGAACTGGCCCAGTCCGCCCTCGACCTCTACTTCCGCGAGGAAGGCCTCGCGGACGGCGTGGCGATGCGCACCACCCCGCGACTGCGGGCCACGGGCGGGTCGCAGGCCGAGATCCTCACCGTCCTCGGCAACTTCGTCGAGGTCTGGCTCGCCAAGGAGGGACATGACGGTGTCATCGGCATCAACTACCTGGAGAAGATCCAGCTCGCCACGGCCCCCGCAATGTTCGGCGCGATCCTGGCAGGCGTCGACTACGTGCTCGTGGGCGCGGGAGTCCCCGGTCAGATCCCTGCCCTCGCCTCAAGGCTGGCGCGCTACGAACGCTGCGTGAGCAAGATCCATGTGGAGGGCGACGAGGAGCCCCTGGAGCACCTCTTCGACCCCGCGGCCCTGCTCGCCGGCCACCTGCCCGGCCCGCTGCGCCGCCCCCGCGTGCTGGCCATCGTCTCGCTCCCGGTCCTGGCCACCTACCTGGCCCGGGACGAGATCACCCGCCCCGACGGCTTCGTGATCGAGACCAGCCAGGCCGGCGGCCACAGCGCCCCGCCGCGCGGGCCGATGAAGCTCGACGAGGACGGCGAGCCGGTCTACGGCCCGCGCGACAGCCCCGACCTCGCCAAGATGGCGGCGCTCGGGCTGCCGTTCTGGCTCGCCGGCGGCCAGGCCAGCCCCGAGGCCGTGGCCGGGGCGCTCGCCGAGGGCGCGGCCGGGGTCCAGATCGGCAGCGCGTTCGCCCTGTGCGAGGAGTCGGGGATGGCCCGTCACCTGCGCGAGGAGCTGCTGGGCCGGGCCCACACCGGCACCCTTTCGGTGCGCAACGACCCCGAGGCCTCGCCGACGTCCTTCCCGTTCAAGGTGGCGGACCTGCCGGGGACGGTCTCCGAGCCGGAGGTGTCCGAAGCCCGGCGCCGGGTCTGCGACCTCGGGTTCCTGCGCACCCCCGTACGGGGTCCGCGCGGTCTGGTCTACCGGTGCGCGGCCGAGCCGGTGGCCGCGTACGTCCGCAAGGGCGGCGATGCCGCCGACACCAAGGGCCGCCAGTGCCTGTGCAACGGCCTGCTGGCGACGATCGGACTGGCCCAGCGGCGGCCGCACGGCCGGGTGGAGCCCCCGCTGGTGACGATCGGCAAGGACCTGTCCTTCCTCCCGAAGCTCGCCCCGAACGCCGAGCCCTACACGGCCGCGGACGTGGTGCACTGGCTCGCGGCGGGCGCGGACCGGCCTACGGCCGGCTGA